One Scomber scombrus chromosome 4, fScoSco1.1, whole genome shotgun sequence genomic region harbors:
- the nelfb gene encoding negative elongation factor B, translated as MFAGLPELGISNGEDLKETLTNCTEPLKAIDQFQMENGILLPTLQSALPFLDLHGTPRLEFHQSVFDELRDKLMERVATIAEGKEEDRYGKLEELLEKSFPLVKMPSIQPVVMQVLKHLPKVPEKKLKMVMADKELYKVCAVEVKRQIWQDNQALFGDEVSPLLKQYIVEKEAALFSSDLSILHNFFSPSPKTRRQGEVVLKLTQMIGKNVKLYDMVLQFLRTLFLRTRNVHYCTLRAELLMSLHDLDISEICSVDPCHKFTWCLDACIREKFVDGKRARELQGFLDGVKKGQEQVLGDLSMILCDPYACNTLVLSIMRNLQELLSQDSLPRDSPDLMLLLRMLSLGQGAWDMIDSQVFKEPRLDLEVVTRFLPAMMSVVVDDHTFTVEQKLPSEEKSSQTYPTTLPDAFTRYLQENRVACEMGLYYVLHIAKLRNKNALQRLLPALVETYNDMAFGDIFLHLLTGHLTLLSDEFGAEEFCSVVFDSFLLTSFSSKENVHRHTLRMLLHLHHKVLPSYVETLMKTLEPPKQCSEPVKELHSQLTEKLETQKKSPPPAEETPSLDLGLHPVTVPTTASTPTTPL; from the exons ATGTTCGCGGGGCTGCCTGAGCTCGGGATATCAAATGGCGAGGACCTTAAAGAAACTCTCACCAACTGCACCGAGCCTCTGAAAGCCATCGATCAGTTCCAG ATGGAAAATGGCATCCTGCTGCCGACCCTCCAGTCAGCTCTTCCCTTCCTGGACCTCCACGGGACGCCCCGGCTGGAGTTCCATCAGTCCGTCTTCGACGAGCTCCGAGATAAACTGATGGAGCGAGTCGCCACCATCGCAGAGGGCAAGGAAGAAGACAG ATATGGGAAGCTTGAAGAGTTGCTGGAGAAGAGCTTCCCGCTGGTTAAAATGCCCTCCATTCAGCCTGTGGTGATGCAGGTGCTGAAGCATCTCCCTAAG GTCCCGGAGAAGAAGCTGAAAATGGTCATGGCAGACAAAGAGCTGTACAAGGTGTGCGCGGTGGAGGTGAAGAGGCAGATCTGGCAGGACAACCAGGCTCTGTTCGGGGACGAGGTGTCGCCCCTCCTCAAGCAGTACATCGTAGAGAAGGAGGCGGCCCTGTTCAGCAGCGACCTCTCCATCCTGCACAATTTCTTCAGCCCTTCTCCGAAGACGCGGCGCCAAGGCGAG GTGGTGCTCAAACTCACCCAGATGATCGGAAAGAACGTGAAGCTGTACGACATGGTGCTGCAGTTTTTACGGACGCTCTTCCTGAGAACGCGGAACGTTCACTACTGCACGCTCAGAGCGGAGCTGCTGATGTCTCTGCACGACCTCGACATCAGCGAGATCTGCTCTGTAGACCCCTGCCATAAG TTCACTTGGTGTTTAGACGCCTGCATTCGCGAGAAGTTTGTGGACGGGAAGCGGGCCAGAGAGCTGCAGGGTTTCCTCGACGGggtcaagaaaggacaggagcAAGTCCTCGG GGACCTGTCCATGATCCTGTGTGACCCGTATGCTTGTAACACCTTGGTGCTGAGCATCATGAGGAACCTGCAAGAGCTGCTGAGTCAGGACTCTTTACCCAGA GACAGTCCTGacctgatgctgctgctgaggatGCTGTCTCTGGGTCAGGGGGCGTGGGACATGATTGACAGCCAGGTGTTCAAAGAGCCTCGACTG GATCTGGAGGTAGTGACCCGCTTCCTCCCCGCCATGATGTCAGTGGTTGTGGACGACCACACCTTCACCGTAGAGCAGAAGCTTCCCAGCGAGGAGAAGAGCTCGCAGACCTACCCCACCACCCTACCAGACGCCTTCACCAG GTACCTGCAGGAGAACAGAGTGGCCTGTGAAATGGGTCTCTACTACGTCCTCCACATCGCCAAACTGAGGAACAAGAACGCCTTACAGAGGTTACTACCTGCACTGG TGGAGACCTATAACGACATGGCCTTTGGTGACATCTTCCTACACCTGCTGACCGGACACCTCACTCTGCTGTCTGATGAGTTTGGAGCAGAGGAGTTTTGTTCAGTAGTCTTCGACAGcttcctccttacttcttttTCCAG TAAAGAGAACGTCCACAGACACACCCTTCGTATGTTGCTGCATCTTCACCACAAAGTGCTGCCATCGTACGTGGAAACCTTGATGAAAACTCTCGAACCTCCCAAACAG TGCAGCGAGCCAGTGAAGGAGCTGCACAGCCAGCTGACAGAGAAGTTGGAGACACAGAAGAAGAGCCCTCCGCCAGCAGAGGAAACTCCCTCCCTGGATCTGGGGCTGCACCCAGTCACCGTCCCTACCACCGCCTCCACCCCCACCACACCTCTCTGA